Proteins found in one Triticum urartu cultivar G1812 chromosome 4, Tu2.1, whole genome shotgun sequence genomic segment:
- the LOC125554756 gene encoding nucleolin-like, translating into MDILDEIVIIIIKVIEHVGAEFLISKRLADRGQGVSETGHLGEKECRWGGGGGKREEASKEGKKSPTRNSFLHQICSPPHPNLSVPTPNPNQTPNSTPSSPKKHGAGGRSRPRTRTGPGTRPRPWARTSGQDPAASRRRTRAEEAPDAAQQEHEQEQEQEQEQDQEHEQEQEQLTHNTQDAAPSASASASASASAFAGRETIEISDSTEASPQHCASSPDIYSSTTVHQHIKEEEPTSITVDEPSEADVPSPTNDDEQQQKMEVEAGEPHDMLLSVEQEEAQGNNNQEDAAPDANKQAVQSKEAEVIEQEGGKADDDDVAVKTAATHDAQNKQDSQPNPLHQGQMLAATHDDNSENKHPLHQQQMDAQQEEEEEDPQEVIFDDSVSVGEGQAASEIKQGDDLAKATEDDDDGQAAAESKQEEHRARASEEHGQAAGEVKQQEDERKVMSDMAKNRQRKKELEIFVGGLDREAVEEDIRKVFAHVGHVVEVRLHKDLSTNKNKGFAFVRFANKHQVARALAEVKNPMIHGKRCAVAASEDNDTLFLGNICNTWTKEAIKKRLLDYGVEGVQSLTLVPDTQNEGQSRGFAFLEFSCHADAMLAFKRLQQPDALFGHPERTAKVAFAEPIKEADAEVMAQVKSVFIDGLPPYWDEERVKNRFKAYGLIERVVLARNMSSAKRNDFGFVNFSTHEEALACIEATNNTELGDVGKAKLKVRVRLSNPLPKSQAVKGEMSGGFRIGHPGSGFNRPGRGFNRGRAAPRREGFHGDRGFNNHTPVRGGRFNSAYSNNSFEASPSDFRARQAPPAFQGGSSGRQHDLFDRGQGRGYHHPPRGPTFEPEGDFGRPFGENPYLYEDVRHGAKRPYSHMEPGPPGYFEHGGPPRVRPRFDHYEQPPFPGGNRFGHYDQPPFPGGDRHRDSFGTRGGYSRDHHYGPAPGHAPPPAHAHAHAPPPAPAQYGRGAFQPHHRGGHSGGGYYHH; encoded by the exons ATGGATATTCTCGATGAGATTGTCATAATCATCATCAAGGTCATTGAGCACGTGGGTGCTGAATTCCTCATCTCCAAGCGGTTGGCCGATCGAGGCCAAGGTGTCAGCGAGACCGGGCATCTTGGTGAA AAAGAATGTAGGTGGGGTGGGGGAGGTGGAAAAAGAGAAGAAGCAAGCAAGGAAGGAAAGAAATCCCCAACTCGAAACTCCTTCCTTCATCAGATTTGCTCCCCTCCCCACCCAAATCTGTCTGTCCCAACTCCCAACCCTAACCAAACCCCCAACTCCACTCCTTCATCACCCAAGAAGCATGGCGCCGGCGGCCGGTCGCGGCCGAGGACGAGGACGGGCCCGGGGACGCGGCCGCGGCCGTGGGCGCGGACGAGCGGCCAAGaccccgccgcctcccgccgcag AACCCGCGCCGAGGAGGCTCCCGACGCCGCCCAGCAGGAGCACgagcaggagcaggagcaggagcaggagcaggaTCAGGAGCACGAACAGGAGCAGGAGCAGCTCACCCACAACACCCAAG ATGCCGCCCCCTCTGCCTCTGCCTCTGCCTCTGCCTCTGCCTCTGCTTTTGCGGGGCGGGAGACGATTGAGATCTCTGACTCGACAGAGGCATCCCCTCAACACTGCGCCTCCTCGCCAGACATATATA GCTCAACCACAGTCCACCAGCACATCAAGGAGGAGGAGCCAACCTCAATCACAGTCGATGAGCCGAGTGAGGCCGACGTGCCGTCTCCTACCAATGATGATGAGCAGCAGCAGAAAATGGAGGTGGAGGCTGGAGAGCCTCATGATATGTTGTTGTCCGTagagcaagaagaagcgcaagGAAATAATAACCAGGAGGATGCAGCGCCCGATGCGAACAAGCAAGCGGTACAGAGCAAAGAAGCGGAGGTGATAGAGCAGGAGGGTGGAAAAGCCGATGACGATGATGTAGCGGTAAAGACTGCTGCAACTCATGATGCACAAAATAAGCAAGACAGCCAACCTAACCCACTCCACCAGGGACAAATGCTTGCTGCAACTCATGATGATAATTCAGAAAATAAGCACCCACTCCACCAACAACAGATGGATGCTCAgcaggaagaggaggaggaggatccTCAAGAGGTCATCTTCGACGACTCTGTCTCCGTGGGTGAAGGGCAGGCCGCATCTGAGATCAAACAAGGAGACGACCTTGCTAAGGCCacggaggacgacgacgacgggcAGGCTGCAGCTGAGAGCAAACAGGAAGAGCACCGTGCTAGGGCGTCGGAGGAGCACGGCCAGGCTGCAGGTGAGGTCAAACAGCAAGAGGACGAGCGCAAGGTTATGTCAGACATGGCCAAGAACAGGCAGCGCAAAAAGGAGCTAGAGATCTTTGTGGGAGGGCTGGACCGTGAAGCCGTCGAGGAGGATATTAGGAAGGTGTTTGCGCACGTCGGTCATGTTGTGGAGGTCCGTCTCCACAAGGATCTCTCCACCAACAAGAACAAGGGCTTTGCGTTCGTCAGGTTTGCAAACAAACACCAGGTGGCTCGCGCGCTTGCTGAGGTGAAGAATCCTATG ATACATGGCAAACGTTGTGCCGTTGCCGCTAGCGAGGACAACGACACACTCTTCTTGGGCAATATTTGCAATACATGGACAAAGGAAGCT ATTAAGAAGAGGCTGCTTGACTATGGAGTTGAAGGAGTTCAAAGCTTAACTCTTGTTCCTGATACTCAAAACGAAGGCCAGAGCCGTGGTTTTGCATTTCTCGAGTTTTCTTGCCACGCGGATGCGATGCTTGCATTCAAGAGGCTGCAGCAACCAGATGCTCTGTTTGGTCATCCTGAGAGAACTGCAAAAGTTGCTTTTGCAGAGCCAATAAAAGAAGCAGATGCAGAAGTTATGGCTCAG GTCAAATCAGTTTTTATTGATGGGCTTCCACCATACTGGGATGAAGAGCGTGTTAAAAACCGATTCAAAGCTTATGGTTTGATAGAACGAGTTGTGCTTGCTCGCAATATGTCTAGTGCTAAAAGAAACGATTTTGGATTTGTCAACTTCTCAACCCATGAGGAGGCTCTTGCTTGTATTGAAGCCACCAACAACACCGAGCTGGGTGATGTTGGAAAAGCAAAG CTAAAAGTAAGGGTTAGACTTTCAAACCCTCTACCTAAAAGTCAGGCTGTGAAAGGTGAAATGAGTGGCGGGTTTCGAATTGGACATCCTGGATCTGGTTTTAACAGGCCTG GTAGAGGTTTTAATAGGGGAAGAGCTGCCCCTCGCCGGGAAGGTTTCCATGGTGATAGGGGTTTCAATAATCACACTCCTGTTCGTGGTGGGAGATTTAATTCTGCATACAGTAACAACAGTTTTGAAGCTTCGCCCTCTGATTTCCGAGCCAGGCAGGCTCCTCCTGCCTTTCAAG GGGGTTCCTCAGGAAGGCAGCATGATTTGTTTGATAGAGGACAGGGGAGAGGATATCATCATCCACCTAGAGGGCCAACATTTGAGCCCGAGGGTGATTTTGGTAGACCCTTTGGTGAAAACCCATATCTCTATGAAGATGTTCGGCATGGTGCTAAGAGGCCATATTCTCACATG GAACCCGGTCCTCCTGGATACTTTGAGCATGGTGGTCCTCCTCGTGTGCGCCCTCGCTTTGACCATTACGAGCAGCCACCATTTCCTGGAGGGAACCGTTTTGGTCATTATGACCAGCCACCATTTCCTGGAGGTGACCGCCACAGAG ACTCTTTTGGGACGAGGGGTGGTTATTCACGTGATCATCACTATGGCCCTGCTCCTGGTCATGCCCCGCCCCCTGCCCATGCCCATGCCCATGCCCCTCCCCCTGCCCCAGCT CAATATGGTAGGGGTGCATTCCAACCACACCATAGAGGCGGGCATTCTGGAGGCGGTTATTACCACCACTAG
- the LOC125551680 gene encoding luc7-like protein 3: MDAQRALLDALMGSSRDLTEEEKKEHREVAWDDPDVCAPYMARFCPHDLFINTKSNLGVCPKIHDPALKQSFESSPRYAAVLPKFEADLAHRCERLVQDLDKKIRRGRDRLAQDVVEVPPPAAHAEKVEQLAILEDKIKKLLEQIEQLGDTGKIDEATALMRKVDILNLEKSALTHQIETKLSMVPQEKKMELCEQCGSFLVTNDVLERTQSHVTGKQHIGYGLVREFLAEYKAAKEAEKLAREKEAEERQNRERGYHNRGHRDDYRERSREHDRDRYYERGSRDRERPYEQGGRGSDYRGGSYNSRRDSERARPRDRNGGDFSRRGDPGRVRSRSRSPGRHGY; the protein is encoded by the exons ATGGACGCGCAGCGTGCTCTGCTGGACGCGCTGATGGGGTCGTCGCGGGACCTgacggaggaggagaagaaggagcACCGGGAGGTGGCGTGGGACGACCCCGACGTGTGCGCCCCCTACATGGCCCGCTTCTGCCCCCACGACCTCTTCATCAACACCAAGAGCAACCTCGGAGTATGCCCAAAGATCCACGACCCGGCCCTAAAGCAAAG CTTCGAGTCCTCCCCCCGCTACGCCGCCGTCCTCCCCAAATTCGAGGCTGACCTCGCCCACCGCTGCGAGAGGCTG gTCCAGGACCTGGATAAGAAGATCAGGCGCGGCCGCGACAGGCTTGCGCAGGACGTCGTGGAGGTGCCGCCCCCCGCCGCCCATGCCGAGAAGGTCGAGCAGCTCGCCATTCTCGAAGACAAGATCAAGAAGCTGCTCGAGCAGATTGAGCAGCTCGGCGACACCGGCAAGATCGACGAGGCCACTGCGCTCATGAGGAAG GTGGATATTCTCAACCTCGAGAAGTCGGCTCTCACCCACCAGATAGAGACCAAGCTCTCCATGGTCCCGCAAGAGAAGAAGATGGAGCTCTGTGAGCAGTGCGGCTCCTTTCTCGTCACCAACGACGTCCTTGAGAGGACGCAGTCCCATGTCACCGGCAAACAGCACATTGGTTATGGTCTGGTCAGGGAATTCCTCGCCGAATACAAG gctgcgaaAGAAGCGGAGAAGCTTGCAAGGGAGAAGGAAGCAGAGGAGCGTCAGAACCGGGAGAGAGGATACCATAACAGAGGCCACCGCGACGACTATAGGGAGAGATCCAGGGAGCATGACCGTGACCGCTACTATGAGCGAGGAAGCCGTGACAGAGAGAGGCCCTATGAGCAGGGAGGTAGAGGGTCAGACTATAGAGGCGGTTCCTATAACAGCCGCAGGGATTCTGAAAGGGCGAGGCCCAGAGATAGGAACGGTGGTGATTTTTCAAGAAGAGGAGACCCGGGGAGGGTGAGGAGCAGGTCCCGGTCTCCAGGCAGGCATGGTTATTAA